Proteins encoded together in one Kitasatospora albolonga window:
- a CDS encoding steroid C27-monooxygenase: MRCPHLPDGFDFTDPDLLQARVPHPEFALMRQTAPVWWCAQPANISGFGDEGYWAVTRHADVKYVSTHPELFSSNTNTAVIRFNETISRDQIEVQKLIMLNMDPPEHTRVRQIVQRGFTPRAVRSLEQALRARARSIVETAHTGAAAGADGSFDFVTDIAVELPLQAIAELIGVPQEDRSKIFDWSNKMAAYDDPEYAITEEVGAEAAMEIVAYAMNLAAARKECPAQDIVSQLVAAEGEGNLSSDEFGFFVILLAVAGNETTRNAISHGMHAFLTHPEQWELYKRERPGTTAEEIVRWATPVVSFQRTATQDLELGGQRIRKGERVGLFYSSANNDPEVFDAPEVFDITRDPNPHLGFGGGGPHFCLGKSLAVMEIDLIFNAIADVLPDLRLLEDPRRLRSAWLNGIKQLQVSTPLG; the protein is encoded by the coding sequence ATGCGCTGCCCCCATCTGCCCGACGGGTTCGACTTCACCGACCCCGACCTCCTCCAAGCCCGCGTCCCGCACCCGGAGTTCGCCCTGATGCGGCAGACCGCCCCGGTGTGGTGGTGCGCCCAGCCCGCCAACATCTCGGGCTTCGGCGACGAGGGGTACTGGGCCGTCACCCGGCACGCGGACGTCAAGTACGTCTCCACGCACCCGGAGTTGTTCTCCTCGAACACCAACACCGCCGTCATCCGCTTCAACGAGACGATCAGCCGCGACCAGATCGAGGTCCAGAAACTGATCATGCTGAACATGGACCCGCCGGAGCACACCCGGGTCCGTCAGATCGTCCAGCGCGGCTTCACCCCGCGCGCGGTGCGCTCGCTGGAGCAGGCCCTGCGGGCACGGGCCCGTTCCATCGTGGAGACCGCGCACACGGGGGCAGCGGCCGGGGCCGACGGCTCGTTCGACTTCGTCACGGACATCGCGGTGGAGCTGCCGCTCCAGGCGATCGCCGAACTCATCGGCGTACCGCAGGAGGACCGGTCCAAGATCTTCGACTGGTCGAACAAGATGGCCGCGTACGACGATCCCGAGTACGCGATCACCGAGGAGGTCGGCGCCGAGGCGGCGATGGAGATCGTGGCGTACGCGATGAACCTGGCGGCGGCCCGCAAGGAGTGCCCGGCCCAGGACATCGTGAGCCAGTTGGTCGCGGCGGAGGGCGAGGGGAACCTGTCCTCCGACGAGTTCGGGTTCTTCGTGATCCTGCTCGCGGTGGCGGGCAACGAGACGACCCGTAACGCCATCAGCCACGGCATGCACGCCTTCCTCACCCACCCCGAGCAGTGGGAGCTCTACAAACGGGAGCGCCCGGGGACGACGGCCGAAGAGATCGTCCGCTGGGCGACCCCCGTGGTCTCCTTCCAGCGGACCGCCACCCAGGATCTGGAGCTGGGCGGTCAGCGGATCAGGAAGGGCGAGCGGGTCGGGCTGTTCTACTCCTCCGCCAACAACGACCCCGAGGTGTTCGACGCCCCGGAGGTCTTCGACATCACCCGCGACCCCAATCCGCACCTCGGGTTCGGGGGCGGCGGGCCGCACTTCTGCCTGGGCAAGTCGCTGGCCGTGATGGAGATCGACCTGATCTTCAACGCCATCGCCGACGTACTGCCCGATCTGCGGCTCCTGGAGGACCCGCGACGGCTGCGCTCGGCCTGGCTCAACGGGATCAAGCAGCTTCAGGTGAGCACGCCCCTCGGCTGA